In Lactococcus garvieae subsp. garvieae, the following proteins share a genomic window:
- a CDS encoding ArsC/Spx/MgsR family protein, translated as MIKFYYRQGCGSSQKAKSWFEKYKINVDMKRMGEISKQDLQKILSYMDGGIETITKRSSMSNPQTQSSLDMLLEMNLDEGLEYLSRNAYLLRSPIVLDENKVQVGYNMDDLRQFFPREYRRLELATDQGFI; from the coding sequence ATGATTAAATTTTACTATAGACAAGGCTGTGGTTCTAGCCAAAAAGCAAAGTCATGGTTTGAAAAGTATAAAATAAATGTAGATATGAAAAGAATGGGTGAAATCTCTAAGCAAGACTTGCAAAAAATTTTGTCCTATATGGATGGAGGAATTGAGACAATTACCAAACGGTCGAGCATGAGTAACCCCCAGACACAGAGCAGTTTAGACATGCTTCTAGAAATGAATCTGGACGAAGGTCTAGAATATTTATCTCGAAATGCTTATCTGCTTCGTTCACCGATAGTTTTAGATGAAAATAAAGTTCAAGTGGGGTATAACATGGATGATTTACGTCAATTCTTCCCAAGAGAGTACCGCAGATTAGAACTAGCAACAGACCAAGGTTTTATCTAA
- a CDS encoding biotin transporter BioY: protein MKISKTYSITLIALGAAIIAVLSPLAIPVGIVPITLQTLAIGLIATLLQPRESFFALLIYLVLGAVGLPVYAGGASGIGALFGPTGGFLFSFVLVAPLLSYFLQKTERKFFSILLTNLLAQFLILVLGTVWLKFFIDAPWGTAFGIGFAPFILGAIIKAVIVAVVGVALLDILFKTNPYFSK from the coding sequence ATGAAAATTTCTAAAACATATTCTATTACCCTTATCGCTTTAGGGGCGGCGATTATTGCAGTACTTTCTCCCTTGGCTATTCCTGTGGGGATTGTTCCCATTACGCTTCAAACTTTGGCTATTGGCCTTATTGCAACCTTGTTGCAGCCTCGTGAGAGCTTTTTTGCATTACTGATTTACCTCGTCTTAGGAGCAGTTGGTTTACCCGTTTATGCAGGAGGAGCATCAGGGATCGGTGCTTTATTTGGTCCAACAGGTGGCTTTTTATTCTCCTTTGTACTCGTAGCTCCCCTCCTTTCGTACTTTTTACAGAAGACTGAACGTAAATTTTTCTCTATTTTACTGACCAATCTTCTTGCTCAGTTTTTGATTCTTGTACTGGGTACCGTATGGCTAAAATTCTTTATCGATGCACCTTGGGGAACAGCCTTTGGTATCGGCTTTGCTCCTTTTATTCTCGGAGCAATTATCAAGGCAGTGATTGTAGCTGTAGTTGGTGTGGCACTCCTTGATATTCTTTTTAAAACCAATCCTTATTTTTCTAAATAA
- a CDS encoding carbamoyl phosphate synthase small subunit translates to MKRLLILEDGTIFEGQAIGANTDITGELVFSTGMTGYQESITDQSYNGQILTFTYPLVGNYGINRDDYESIHPSCKAVVVSEAARRPSNWRMQMSLDEFLEAKNIPGISGIDTRALTKIIRQHGTMKAALVNAKDEIEHQMSQLKATVLPNNQVEKSSTLTAYSSPNTGRKVVVVDFGLKHSILRELSKRHCDITVVPHNTTAEEILEMSPDGVMLTNGPGDPTDVPQAVTMIQQIQGKVPIFGICLGHQLFSLANGATTYKMKFGHRGFNHAVREIATGRIDFTSQNHGYAVSSEDLPEELLVTHVEINDGSIEGVRHKRYPAFSVQFHPDAAPGPHDASYLFDDFMDMMDEYQN, encoded by the coding sequence ATGAAGCGACTGTTAATATTAGAAGATGGAACCATTTTTGAGGGGCAAGCCATTGGTGCCAATACAGATATCACTGGAGAACTTGTTTTTAGTACGGGAATGACCGGTTATCAAGAATCCATCACGGACCAATCTTATAATGGACAAATTTTGACCTTTACTTATCCATTGGTTGGAAATTATGGCATCAATCGAGACGACTACGAATCAATTCATCCAAGCTGTAAGGCAGTCGTGGTGAGTGAAGCAGCACGTCGTCCGTCAAACTGGCGTATGCAGATGTCATTGGATGAATTCTTAGAAGCTAAAAATATCCCTGGGATTTCAGGCATTGATACACGTGCTCTGACGAAAATTATTCGTCAACATGGCACTATGAAGGCAGCATTGGTTAATGCTAAAGATGAAATAGAGCACCAAATGAGCCAACTTAAAGCCACTGTTTTACCTAATAATCAAGTGGAAAAAAGCAGTACTTTAACAGCATACTCTTCCCCAAATACAGGAAGAAAAGTAGTTGTTGTTGACTTTGGTCTTAAACATTCAATTCTACGTGAATTATCAAAAAGACATTGCGACATTACTGTTGTGCCCCATAATACGACTGCAGAAGAAATTTTAGAGATGAGCCCAGATGGTGTCATGCTCACAAATGGTCCTGGAGATCCGACAGATGTTCCTCAAGCTGTGACAATGATTCAACAGATTCAAGGTAAGGTTCCGATTTTTGGAATTTGTTTGGGACACCAACTCTTTAGTCTAGCAAATGGCGCAACAACATATAAAATGAAATTTGGCCATCGCGGCTTTAACCATGCTGTCAGAGAAATTGCAACAGGCCGAATTGACTTTACGAGCCAAAACCATGGGTATGCCGTATCATCAGAGGATCTACCAGAAGAGCTTTTGGTTACCCATGTAGAAATAAACGATGGGTCCATTGAAGGGGTACGCCACAAACGTTACCCAGCCTTTTCGGTGCAATTTCACCCAGATGCGGCACCCGGCCCACATGATGCAAGTTATTTATTTGATGACTTTATGGATATGATGGATGAATATCAAAATTAA
- a CDS encoding aspartate carbamoyltransferase catalytic subunit, with protein MSVTNGLVSLSHLTSMEVLSTEEVMALIKRASEFKKGTAKFESDRQIFTSNLFFENSTRTHNSFHIAERKLGLDVLEFDVGTSALSKGETLYDTILTLDALGVEVCVIRSSEEHYYDQLINSDNIHCAIVNGGDGSGQHPSQCLLDLMTIYEEFGKFEGLKIAISGDLTHSRVAKSNMMMLQKLGAQIYFTGPEKWYKEEEFGDYGSYAHLDDILPELDVHMLLRVQYERHTAGDIISKEDYHERYGLTVDRAEKLRDTAIIMHPAPVNRDVEIADSLVECAKSRIVQQMTNGVYTRMAILEAVLCN; from the coding sequence ATGTCAGTAACAAATGGTTTAGTAAGCTTGTCACATTTGACAAGCATGGAAGTTTTGTCAACAGAAGAAGTTATGGCTTTGATCAAACGTGCTTCAGAGTTTAAAAAGGGAACAGCAAAATTTGAAAGTGATCGCCAAATTTTCACTTCCAATCTTTTCTTTGAAAACAGCACCCGGACACATAACTCTTTCCATATCGCTGAACGTAAATTAGGCTTAGATGTACTTGAGTTTGATGTTGGAACAAGTGCGCTGAGCAAAGGTGAGACATTGTACGACACAATTTTAACTTTAGACGCACTTGGCGTTGAAGTTTGTGTGATCCGCTCTTCCGAGGAACATTACTACGATCAGTTGATTAATTCAGACAATATCCATTGTGCCATTGTAAATGGGGGAGATGGAAGTGGACAACATCCAAGCCAATGTTTGCTGGATTTGATGACGATTTATGAAGAATTCGGAAAATTTGAAGGTTTAAAAATTGCCATCTCAGGTGATTTAACCCATTCTCGTGTCGCTAAATCAAATATGATGATGCTTCAGAAATTAGGGGCTCAAATCTATTTCACTGGACCTGAAAAATGGTACAAGGAAGAAGAATTCGGAGATTATGGTAGTTATGCGCATCTGGATGATATCTTGCCAGAACTTGATGTGCATATGTTACTGCGTGTGCAGTATGAGCGTCATACAGCAGGAGATATTATTTCTAAAGAAGATTACCATGAACGCTATGGTTTAACCGTAGATCGTGCCGAAAAACTGCGTGATACCGCTATTATTATGCATCCTGCACCAGTAAACCGTGATGTTGAAATAGCGGACAGCTTAGTAGAATGTGCGAAAAGCCGTATTGTCCAACAAATGACCAACGGTGTTTACACCCGTATGGCTATTTTAGAAGCTGTATTGTGCAACTAA
- a CDS encoding uracil-xanthine permease family protein, whose translation MSSNTDILLKVDEKPKGGQWFGLSFQHLFAMFGSTVLVPILVGIDPAIALLSSGLGTLAHMSVTRFKVPAYMGSSFAYIGAMQLLMKQGGMPAIAQGALTGGLVYLLVAIIVRFAGQGWIDRVLPPIVVGPIVMVIGLSLAPVAINDSMYTNPGAMTGYSLPFLAISMITVMAIVIFSIYGKGFLSVVPILLGIVTGYIAAIIIGKVTGQSIVDFSNVSQASWLSLPTMEIPFLSYKWAFYPSAILTMAPIAFVTMTEHFGHIMVLNSLTGKDYFKEPGLDRTLAGDGVAQVIASFIGAPPVTSYGENIGVMAITKIHSIYVIAGAAVLAVVVSFIGKLTALLTSIPSPVIGGASIALFGVIAASGLKIIVENKINFDIKRNLLISSVVLVIGIGGMVLDITQNLQISSVAIATIIGIVLNLVLPEEA comes from the coding sequence GTGTCCAGTAATACAGATATTCTTTTAAAAGTTGACGAAAAACCGAAAGGCGGTCAATGGTTTGGCCTTTCATTCCAACATCTCTTTGCCATGTTTGGCTCAACGGTTTTGGTTCCCATCCTTGTAGGTATTGACCCTGCGATTGCGTTGCTTAGTTCTGGTTTAGGGACTTTAGCGCATATGTCGGTGACACGTTTTAAGGTCCCGGCTTATATGGGTTCAAGTTTTGCCTACATCGGAGCAATGCAACTCCTGATGAAGCAAGGTGGAATGCCAGCAATTGCTCAAGGTGCTTTAACCGGTGGTTTAGTATACTTGCTTGTTGCCATTATTGTTCGCTTTGCTGGGCAAGGCTGGATTGACCGAGTTTTACCGCCCATCGTTGTAGGTCCAATCGTTATGGTTATCGGTCTTTCCTTGGCACCTGTAGCTATCAATGACTCCATGTACACTAATCCGGGAGCGATGACGGGATATAGTTTGCCTTTCTTAGCTATTTCCATGATTACTGTCATGGCAATCGTTATTTTCAGTATCTACGGCAAGGGTTTCCTTTCTGTAGTTCCGATTTTGCTCGGAATTGTTACCGGATATATCGCAGCCATTATCATTGGTAAAGTAACTGGTCAAAGCATTGTTGACTTTTCAAATGTTTCCCAAGCAAGCTGGCTCTCACTTCCTACAATGGAAATTCCGTTTTTAAGTTATAAGTGGGCCTTTTATCCTTCAGCAATCTTGACGATGGCGCCTATTGCCTTTGTTACAATGACGGAGCACTTTGGACACATCATGGTTTTAAATTCCTTGACGGGCAAAGACTATTTTAAAGAGCCAGGCCTTGACCGTACTTTAGCAGGGGATGGGGTAGCACAAGTTATTGCTTCATTTATCGGTGCGCCGCCAGTAACTTCATACGGGGAAAACATTGGTGTTATGGCCATTACGAAGATACATTCGATTTATGTTATTGCCGGTGCCGCTGTTCTTGCAGTAGTAGTTAGCTTCATCGGGAAATTGACAGCCTTGCTGACTTCCATCCCAAGCCCGGTTATCGGTGGAGCTTCCATCGCCCTCTTCGGAGTTATTGCTGCAAGTGGTTTGAAAATTATTGTTGAAAATAAAATCAACTTTGATATCAAACGCAACTTGTTAATTTCAAGTGTCGTACTGGTTATCGGTATCGGAGGTATGGTTCTTGACATCACGCAAAATCTACAAATTTCATCTGTAGCTATTGCAACAATTATTGGTATTGTGCTTAATCTGGTTTTACCGGAGGAAGCTTAA
- the pyrR gene encoding bifunctional pyr operon transcriptional regulator/uracil phosphoribosyltransferase PyrR codes for MAKKEIIDEITMKRAITRITYEIIERNKELDKLVLIGIKTRGVYLAQRIQERLAQLENIDMPLGELDTRPFRDDKKATEDTTEINVDITGKDIVLVDDVLYTGRTIRAAIDGLVDRGRPARVQLAVLVDRGHRELPIRADYVGKNIPTSQGEEIIVNMSEVDGEDSILIKKEEA; via the coding sequence ATGGCAAAAAAAGAAATCATTGATGAAATCACAATGAAACGTGCGATTACACGTATTACTTATGAAATTATTGAACGAAACAAGGAATTGGATAAACTGGTCCTTATCGGAATTAAGACACGCGGTGTGTACTTGGCTCAACGAATCCAAGAGCGTTTGGCCCAATTGGAAAATATCGATATGCCTTTAGGCGAACTTGATACACGTCCATTCCGTGATGATAAGAAAGCGACAGAAGATACAACAGAAATTAACGTTGATATTACAGGGAAAGACATTGTCTTAGTAGACGACGTGCTCTATACTGGTCGTACGATTCGTGCAGCGATTGATGGTTTAGTTGACCGTGGACGTCCTGCGCGTGTCCAGTTAGCAGTCTTAGTGGATCGTGGACATCGTGAATTGCCGATTCGTGCGGATTATGTTGGAAAAAATATTCCCACATCCCAAGGTGAAGAAATCATTGTCAACATGTCAGAAGTTGACGGTGAAGATAGCATCTTAATTAAGAAAGAAGAGGCTTAA
- the nhaC gene encoding Na+/H+ antiporter NhaC, with translation MKKIKQPSMMEACLMLTLVIATIALSVIGFKIAPNIAILFAIGIVMIYMSIKRMPFDAIHDGIISGIKPGIIPIFIFILVGSLIAVWIQAGIIPTLMVLGFDIISVKWFVPSIFIVCAIVGSAVGSAFTVMSTIGIAFFGIGATLGLNPALIVGAIVSGAVFGDKMSPLSESTNLTAAVVDADLFKHIKNLMWSTLPAFLVSLVLFAILGISNQATSLDKIAEVTKVLHAHFSISGWAFIPILLMFICAWKKIPAILTILLNIGIALVMIFIQNPHTKVTDLGLLIDSGFKSATGNQEIDLLLSRGGIESMMPTVSLIILTLSLGGLLMKTGLVSTVMDRVAHKLASPKSLITTTLFTSIGVNIFIGEQFLSVILPGNAFKEVYKKANLDPVVLGRTLEDGGTVINYLIPWGIAGSFVASTFGVPTLTYLPFVFFSLFSPVFSLISAFTGLGVKKISSLKTKDVVSPTQSL, from the coding sequence ATGAAAAAAATAAAACAACCCAGCATGATGGAAGCCTGTCTCATGCTTACTTTAGTCATCGCAACAATTGCCCTTTCCGTAATCGGATTTAAGATTGCCCCCAATATTGCCATTTTGTTTGCTATCGGTATTGTCATGATTTACATGTCTATAAAACGTATGCCCTTCGATGCAATTCATGATGGTATTATCTCTGGAATAAAACCTGGCATCATCCCAATATTTATCTTTATTTTAGTAGGATCCTTAATCGCTGTATGGATTCAAGCTGGAATTATTCCTACTCTTATGGTCCTTGGCTTTGATATCATCAGTGTCAAATGGTTCGTACCTTCAATCTTCATTGTCTGTGCAATTGTAGGGAGTGCCGTAGGAAGTGCCTTTACCGTGATGTCGACTATCGGTATTGCTTTCTTTGGTATCGGTGCAACGCTCGGACTAAATCCTGCTCTCATCGTTGGGGCGATTGTCTCGGGTGCTGTTTTCGGAGATAAAATGTCTCCACTTTCAGAATCAACAAACCTTACTGCTGCCGTTGTTGATGCGGATTTATTTAAGCATATCAAAAATCTCATGTGGTCAACACTTCCAGCATTTTTGGTTTCCTTAGTCTTATTTGCCATTTTAGGTATCAGCAACCAAGCAACGAGTCTAGATAAGATTGCTGAAGTCACAAAAGTTCTACATGCTCATTTTTCAATTTCTGGCTGGGCCTTCATTCCTATCCTCCTCATGTTTATCTGCGCTTGGAAAAAAATCCCTGCCATCCTTACTATTCTTTTAAATATCGGTATCGCTTTAGTAATGATATTTATTCAGAATCCACATACAAAAGTTACTGACCTCGGTTTATTGATTGATTCTGGTTTTAAATCAGCAACAGGAAACCAAGAAATTGACCTCTTGCTTTCACGTGGCGGAATTGAAAGCATGATGCCAACAGTATCACTCATCATTCTTACCTTATCCCTGGGCGGTCTCCTTATGAAAACAGGACTTGTTTCGACAGTCATGGACCGAGTTGCACATAAACTTGCCTCTCCAAAGAGTTTGATTACAACGACCTTGTTTACCAGCATTGGTGTAAATATCTTTATTGGTGAGCAATTCCTTTCGGTAATTCTTCCGGGAAACGCCTTTAAAGAGGTCTACAAAAAGGCCAATCTTGACCCCGTGGTCTTAGGACGTACACTAGAAGATGGCGGAACAGTTATCAACTACCTCATCCCATGGGGAATTGCCGGAAGTTTTGTTGCGAGTACTTTCGGAGTCCCAACACTGACTTACCTGCCCTTCGTCTTCTTTAGTTTATTCTCTCCTGTCTTTTCTCTCATCAGCGCTTTTACCGGCCTTGGTGTTAAAAAGATTTCCAGTCTGAAAACTAAAGATGTCGTTTCTCCAACACAAAGTTTATAA
- a CDS encoding gluconate:H+ symporter, protein MDLLIVLVGVLILLFLIGKAKLNTFVSLVIVSFIVAMLLGIDLAKIPASIETGIGGQLGHLGIIFGFGAMLGRLVSDAGGAYRIAHTLIDKFGNKRIQLAVVLASFIIGIALFFEVGMVLLIPIIFAIAAELAIPILYLGIPMVAALSVAHGFLPPHPGPTAIAGVYGANMGLVLLYGFIIAVPTVLIAGPLFTKFAKKMVPDAFSRKGNLSTVGEYKEFKLEETPSFVSATLTSLMPVLLMAISTLYVMLAHGGKTPKNPSALDNIVAFIGSPDVAMLLSLLIAIFTMGIFRKIPMKRLMASAEASIKQIAMMLLIIGGGGAFKQVLIDGGVGDSVAQIFQGSRLSPLILAWLIAVVLRLALGSATVAALTAAGLVLPLMAATGTNPALLVIATGAGSLFFSHVNDAGFWMFKEYFNLTVKETLLTWSLLETLIAIVGLVGALILNVFV, encoded by the coding sequence ATGGATTTACTTATCGTTTTGGTCGGAGTATTGATCTTGCTTTTCTTGATTGGGAAAGCTAAGTTGAATACTTTTGTCTCTCTGGTTATCGTTTCCTTTATTGTTGCCATGCTTCTTGGGATTGATTTAGCAAAGATTCCAGCTTCTATTGAAACAGGGATTGGTGGGCAGCTCGGTCACTTAGGAATTATCTTTGGGTTTGGAGCCATGCTTGGACGCTTGGTTTCAGATGCTGGTGGTGCATATCGTATTGCACATACTTTGATTGACAAATTTGGAAATAAGAGGATTCAGCTGGCTGTTGTTTTAGCTTCCTTTATCATTGGTATCGCACTTTTCTTTGAAGTCGGTATGGTTCTTTTAATTCCGATTATCTTTGCTATTGCTGCAGAACTGGCTATTCCAATCCTCTATTTAGGGATTCCGATGGTTGCAGCCCTGTCTGTGGCTCATGGATTCCTTCCACCTCACCCTGGACCTACAGCCATTGCAGGTGTTTATGGGGCAAATATGGGCTTAGTTCTTCTTTACGGCTTTATTATTGCCGTACCTACAGTTCTCATCGCCGGTCCTCTCTTTACAAAATTTGCGAAAAAAATGGTGCCGGATGCTTTTTCAAGAAAAGGCAATCTGTCAACAGTTGGGGAATATAAAGAGTTCAAACTTGAAGAAACGCCTTCTTTCGTGTCAGCAACGCTTACCTCACTTATGCCAGTTCTTTTGATGGCCATTTCTACTTTATATGTGATGCTGGCGCATGGAGGCAAAACACCCAAAAATCCAAGTGCGTTAGATAATATCGTTGCTTTTATTGGTAGCCCGGATGTGGCAATGCTTCTTTCACTCCTTATCGCTATCTTTACCATGGGTATTTTCCGTAAGATTCCAATGAAGCGTTTGATGGCATCAGCAGAAGCATCTATTAAACAGATCGCCATGATGCTCTTGATTATTGGTGGTGGTGGTGCCTTTAAACAAGTCCTTATTGATGGTGGTGTGGGTGATTCCGTTGCTCAAATCTTCCAAGGTAGTCGTCTGTCACCGCTGATTTTAGCTTGGCTAATTGCCGTTGTTCTACGTTTGGCTTTGGGTTCTGCCACAGTGGCCGCTTTGACTGCCGCTGGACTTGTTTTACCCTTAATGGCAGCCACAGGTACAAATCCAGCTTTGTTAGTTATTGCCACAGGTGCAGGCTCACTTTTCTTTAGTCACGTCAATGATGCAGGCTTCTGGATGTTTAAAGAATATTTCAATCTCACAGTGAAAGAAACCTTGCTGACATGGTCGCTTTTAGAAACGTTGATTGCCATTGTTGGGCTCGTTGGAGCACTTATATTAAATGTGTTTGTATAA
- the gntK gene encoding gluconokinase — protein sequence MEYLIGLDLGTTATKAVLFKKDGEIVASSSHGYKLHRDSTGMAEESLEDIFEAVLITVREVSIHLEEEDQLLAVSFSTQLHSLIAFDQKWQPLTRVITWADTRAVAFTDELKASGQGFEIYQRTGTPIHPMAPLSKLLWLASERPEVFENAAHYLDLKGYIFYRLFKTNKMDLSVATGTGIFNIHELNWDKEVLELVKVSQQQLPQVVEPYEIEEGMPSEFAKKMGIPETTKFVWGAGDGPLSNLGVNAIKPGVAAITIGTSGAIRVVTDKPRVDAKARTFTYALDKEHWVVGGPVNSGGDVFRWVRDQIFDGELSFDEITEIAEQIEAGAEGLLFHPYLGGERAPLWDANARGSFFGLNHGHNRNHMARAVLEGVMFNLYMVALSLIEVTGDLKQIQATGGFVSSELWTQILADIFEQPINVPESKEAGCLAAVVMAEKALGLIDDLGVVEEMIGSNATYTPNNTNFKAYRELSILFVQLARSFEESYKAIADYQRK from the coding sequence ATGGAATATTTGATTGGTCTTGACCTAGGGACGACTGCAACTAAGGCAGTCCTCTTTAAGAAAGACGGAGAAATCGTGGCAAGTAGTAGTCACGGCTATAAACTTCATCGGGATTCGACAGGAATGGCAGAAGAATCCCTAGAAGACATTTTCGAAGCTGTTTTGATTACTGTTCGTGAGGTTTCTATTCATCTAGAAGAGGAAGATCAGCTCTTAGCCGTATCCTTCAGTACACAACTGCACTCTCTTATTGCTTTCGACCAAAAGTGGCAACCTTTGACCAGAGTGATTACTTGGGCAGATACACGAGCAGTTGCTTTTACAGATGAACTGAAGGCTTCAGGACAAGGTTTTGAAATTTATCAACGCACAGGAACACCGATTCATCCGATGGCGCCACTCTCAAAACTTTTATGGCTGGCAAGTGAACGCCCAGAAGTTTTTGAAAATGCAGCGCATTATCTTGATTTGAAAGGCTATATTTTCTATCGTCTTTTCAAAACGAACAAGATGGACTTGTCGGTTGCAACTGGAACAGGAATCTTTAATATTCATGAGTTGAACTGGGACAAGGAAGTTCTAGAACTCGTGAAAGTTTCCCAACAGCAACTTCCGCAAGTCGTTGAACCTTATGAGATTGAAGAGGGAATGCCTTCAGAATTTGCGAAGAAGATGGGTATTCCTGAGACAACTAAGTTTGTTTGGGGTGCAGGAGATGGCCCGCTTTCTAATCTTGGAGTTAACGCCATTAAACCAGGAGTAGCTGCGATTACCATTGGGACTTCAGGAGCGATTCGTGTGGTAACAGACAAGCCACGTGTGGATGCGAAAGCACGGACATTTACCTATGCTTTGGACAAGGAACATTGGGTAGTAGGAGGTCCAGTTAACTCTGGTGGTGATGTTTTCCGTTGGGTAAGGGATCAAATTTTTGATGGGGAATTGAGCTTTGATGAAATTACCGAGATTGCCGAGCAGATAGAGGCAGGAGCAGAAGGGCTGCTTTTCCATCCTTATCTGGGCGGAGAGCGTGCCCCTCTGTGGGATGCCAATGCAAGAGGCTCCTTCTTTGGCTTAAATCACGGACATAATCGTAACCATATGGCACGGGCAGTTTTAGAAGGGGTGATGTTCAATCTTTATATGGTGGCTTTAAGTTTGATTGAAGTGACAGGAGATTTAAAGCAAATCCAAGCAACTGGTGGATTTGTCAGTTCAGAGTTATGGACACAAATTTTAGCTGATATTTTTGAACAACCAATTAATGTCCCAGAAAGCAAAGAAGCAGGCTGTTTAGCAGCTGTGGTAATGGCAGAAAAAGCTTTAGGACTTATTGATGATTTAGGCGTTGTCGAAGAAATGATTGGCTCTAATGCGACCTACACGCCCAACAACACAAATTTTAAAGCTTATAGAGAATTATCAATCCTCTTTGTACAATTGGCACGTAGTTTTGAAGAAAGTTATAAGGCTATAGCTGACTATCAGCGTAAATAA
- the gnd gene encoding phosphogluconate dehydrogenase (NAD(+)-dependent, decarboxylating), producing the protein MKFGMIGLGKMGYNLVQNAVDHDIEVVAFDQNEAIAREAEKYSEKITAAQSLENLLSKLPSPKIVWVMLPAGEATNSTIAQLSEQLSAGDILIDGGNSNYKDNLKQNEELKKKGIHFFDVGTSGGMAGARSGGNFMIGGDDEASWKVLEPLFKALAQENGYLYTGKLGSGHYLKMIHNGIEYGMMQAIAEGFEILEASPYDYDYEAVAKLWNHGSVIRSWLMELAEAQFAQDPKLDDIAGKVAATGEGKWTVEESLDLEVPAPIIALSLMMRNRSLQEDTMTGKVVAALRNGFGGHAVVEK; encoded by the coding sequence ATGAAATTTGGAATGATTGGTCTTGGAAAAATGGGCTACAACTTAGTACAAAATGCTGTGGATCATGACATCGAAGTGGTGGCTTTTGATCAAAATGAAGCGATTGCGCGTGAAGCAGAAAAATACTCTGAAAAAATAACCGCAGCTCAGAGCCTGGAAAATCTTTTGAGTAAACTTCCAAGTCCTAAAATAGTATGGGTGATGTTGCCAGCAGGAGAAGCGACAAATTCAACAATTGCACAGCTTTCTGAGCAACTCTCTGCTGGGGACATTCTTATTGATGGCGGAAATTCTAACTATAAAGACAACTTGAAGCAAAATGAGGAACTTAAAAAGAAAGGGATTCACTTTTTCGATGTTGGAACTTCAGGAGGAATGGCTGGTGCACGTTCTGGCGGGAACTTTATGATTGGTGGAGACGATGAAGCCTCTTGGAAAGTGCTTGAACCACTATTTAAAGCCTTGGCGCAAGAGAACGGTTATCTCTATACTGGAAAATTAGGGAGCGGGCATTATCTCAAAATGATTCACAATGGTATTGAATATGGCATGATGCAGGCTATTGCTGAAGGTTTCGAGATTTTGGAAGCTTCACCTTATGATTATGATTACGAGGCGGTAGCAAAACTATGGAATCATGGTTCGGTTATTCGTAGCTGGTTGATGGAGTTAGCTGAAGCGCAGTTTGCTCAAGATCCAAAATTAGACGACATTGCAGGAAAAGTTGCAGCGACGGGCGAAGGAAAATGGACGGTAGAAGAAAGTCTAGATTTAGAAGTGCCTGCCCCAATCATTGCTCTCTCGCTTATGATGCGGAATCGGAGTTTACAAGAAGATACAATGACAGGCAAAGTTGTTGCTGCCTTGCGTAACGGCTTTGGTGGACATGCAGTAGTGGAAAAGTAA